The segment ACGGAAGTATACGAGGAATACGAAAAGAAACAAGTTAGTGTCAAGCTGGGTTTTATGACGGGACAAAACGAGATGTACTGTGACTTTTGCGAGGTTCGGGATCACTTTTATCCAGGTGCGATTTTTGCCGATGTCTATGTCGATGGTATGCTGAAGTGGCTGATGTGCCCCAACTGCCTGAACTATTGTCGCCAGCAGGCTCACGGTTCCTTGGAACAAAATATCCGGGCTCGGTTTAATCACTTGGCCCATCGCTTGGAACGAGAAGCACACCGTGCCCGTAATCTGGCCGCTTCCGAAGACTTCCACACACCCAGTCCCTACGAGTGGGAAGCCTGGGAAACCGCTTCTGTCGCCATGCAAGAAGTAGCCTCCGCCTATGCATCGGAACCTGGGTATGAGCCTCACTTTCACCAGGAACAGCAAGGTTGGGCTCAAGATGATACGGATGAAACCCCTTCGGATGAACCTTATCATGAACATCAAACATCAGAGCCGCCACGGTCATAAAACAAGATACCTGATTTAAAGAAACCTGACCTTAAAGTTGGTATCATGGGACGGCTCAGGGACAAGGAATACAGGTAACCCAAATGAAACACCATCTCAAGGTGTAACATAAAATCAAAAGCCCTGCCTGACGGCAGGGCTCAACATTTACTTTTCTTCGATTTCCACGTAGGTGTAATCATTGGGACCAACCAAATGGCGAACAATGTTTTTCACTTCCGGTTTTTCCAGAATCAGATCATTATAAAAGTAAACCGGGAAAAGCGGCATCTCATCCATCAATATTTCCTCCGCCTCGTGGAGGTATTTCATCCGCTTGTCTTCATCTGCTTCTTTAAAAGCTTTCCCTAACAAATCATCGTATTTCTTGTTGCTCCAGTTGGTTCGGTTTACTGGATGATCCGTCTGGAAACTTTCCAGATAGTTGTAGGGATCGTTGTAATCTGCCAGGAAACTGGAACGGGAGAACTGGTAGTTCTTGTTCCGCTGGTTTTCGAAAAAGACCTTGGACTCCTGATTCTGCAATTTGATATTGATTCCCAGATGCTTACGGTACATCTCCTGCATCGCTTCCGCTTCCGCCTTGTTTTTGTCATTCGTGCTGTACAGAAGCGTCACTTCCGGAAGTTTGTCCCATCCTTCCTCTTTCATCCCTTCTTCCAGCAGCTTCTTGGCTTCCTTGAATCGGGCATCCTGAATCAAATCCCCGCCCTGTTTACGGAACTCCTCACCCTTGGCATTCTTCGTTCCTGGAATGACATAAGCCAAAGCAAGCTTTTCATTCCCTTGAATGACCTCATCCACGATCAACTGGCGATCCACGGCCATAGAGAAAGCCTGACGTACTTTTTTGTTGTTGAAAGGCTTTTTCTCCACATTAAACCGGAAAAATTCCAATCCGGAACCAGGGCTGACTTTGGCTTCACCCTTTTTGATCAGAGAAGGTTTCAAATCAGGAGGAACAGCGGTGTCATAAAGC is part of the Kroppenstedtia pulmonis genome and harbors:
- a CDS encoding peptide ABC transporter substrate-binding protein, whose product is MKRGFRFGLVLFLVIGLIVAGCSNGDQNADKKQSQVLKLNVEQEPTSLDPAIAFEFNSMDVVNSMFEGLMRLDKNEQPQPAAAEKVEVSKDKKTYTFTLRDGLKWSNGDPLTAEDFEYSWKRALDPNTGSEASFLMFFIKNAEKYNAGDAKADDVGVKALDGKTLEVKLEQPTPFFKQLVCYTIYAPVYKKELDKDKKAYGDAKTFVSNGPFKMEEWKHDSSIKVKKNEHYRDADKVKLEGIHWAMSSDAPTAYQQFKAGEFHMLYDTAVPPDLKPSLIKKGEAKVSPGSGLEFFRFNVEKKPFNNKKVRQAFSMAVDRQLIVDEVIQGNEKLALAYVIPGTKNAKGEEFRKQGGDLIQDARFKEAKKLLEEGMKEEGWDKLPEVTLLYSTNDKNKAEAEAMQEMYRKHLGINIKLQNQESKVFFENQRNKNYQFSRSSFLADYNDPYNYLESFQTDHPVNRTNWSNKKYDDLLGKAFKEADEDKRMKYLHEAEEILMDEMPLFPVYFYNDLILEKPEVKNIVRHLVGPNDYTYVEIEEK